In Desulfosediminicola ganghwensis, a single window of DNA contains:
- the gspM gene encoding type II secretion system protein GspM — translation MNAIKDKAGIDQLSSREKLALALGVVVIVSLAVYQLAISPYLESRARLINSIERKKQELVQMQMMQQEYLELRKEEGGIKANLSKRPANFTLFTFIDQQAELSQVKEKINYMKPSVIAGDGELDESVVELKLQSVTLERLVEFIKQTESEQNVVSIRRISIQTSAREEGYLDVILQIATFVEAS, via the coding sequence ATGAACGCTATCAAGGACAAAGCCGGTATTGACCAGCTGTCCAGCCGGGAGAAACTTGCCTTGGCTTTGGGGGTCGTAGTCATTGTCAGCCTGGCCGTTTACCAGTTGGCAATATCGCCGTATCTGGAGTCTCGCGCCCGCCTTATTAATTCTATTGAGCGCAAGAAGCAGGAACTGGTGCAGATGCAGATGATGCAGCAGGAGTATTTGGAATTGCGAAAGGAGGAAGGTGGTATCAAGGCCAACCTGTCGAAGCGCCCGGCGAACTTTACTCTTTTTACCTTTATTGACCAGCAGGCAGAGCTATCCCAGGTGAAGGAGAAAATTAATTACATGAAGCCGTCGGTTATTGCCGGTGACGGCGAGCTTGACGAGTCCGTAGTTGAACTCAAGTTGCAGAGTGTGACACTTGAGCGACTGGTGGAATTTATTAAACAGACGGAGTCGGAGCAAAACGTCGTCTCCATCAGGCGCATTTCGATCCAGACAAGCGCCAGGGAAGAAGGTTATCTCGACGTTATACTGCAGATCGCGACGTTCGTGGAGGCGAGTTGA
- a CDS encoding type II secretion system protein N yields MASRISNILPFLIITLVCMLGVEGGYLALERFVIDPVIMPKPGGKEESAQQVQPSRQRSRVTTKVDYGVITRRNLFGPPPQAAGSSELENPPEELEATSLDVVLMGTVGGDEESRAIILNKRDRKQEIYSVGDNVQGALIKEILRGKVILNLDGRDEMLDMSEAAQYGPKAGSRPVSVSPAIRTRRVIETPSLNGADQSGEVVPRTRVVRPTRRIIRPQPTDEQTGEPDEEGEEVEGIEDVGEEFVEDRVEEDVEEDVEEDVVEDAVEENGVDDTTQDQY; encoded by the coding sequence ATGGCCTCCAGAATTTCGAATATATTGCCGTTTCTTATTATCACGCTGGTCTGTATGCTTGGCGTTGAGGGTGGGTATCTTGCTTTGGAGCGTTTTGTAATCGATCCGGTAATTATGCCAAAACCCGGGGGCAAAGAAGAGAGTGCTCAGCAGGTGCAGCCGTCCCGGCAACGATCCCGGGTCACCACCAAGGTCGACTATGGTGTGATAACCAGACGAAATCTCTTTGGGCCACCTCCACAGGCTGCTGGTTCTTCAGAGTTGGAAAATCCACCTGAGGAACTTGAAGCCACCAGCCTTGACGTAGTGCTTATGGGAACTGTTGGCGGCGATGAGGAGAGCAGGGCTATTATCTTGAATAAACGGGATCGCAAGCAGGAAATTTACAGCGTTGGCGACAATGTGCAGGGGGCGCTCATAAAAGAGATTTTAAGGGGCAAGGTTATCCTCAACCTTGACGGCAGGGATGAGATGCTCGATATGAGTGAAGCAGCCCAGTATGGACCCAAAGCCGGAAGCAGGCCGGTTTCCGTTAGCCCTGCAATTCGTACCAGGCGGGTAATTGAGACCCCGAGCCTGAACGGTGCCGATCAATCGGGAGAGGTTGTGCCACGAACTCGGGTGGTCCGGCCAACCCGCAGGATAATCCGTCCCCAGCCGACAGATGAGCAGACCGGGGAGCCTGATGAAGAGGGTGAGGAAGTCGAAGGTATTGAAGATGTCGGTGAAGAGTTTGTTGAGGATCGTGTTGAAGAGGACGTTGAAGAGGACGTTGAAGAGGATGTTGTAGAGGATGCTGTAGAGGAAAACGGAGTGGATGACACTACTCAGGATCAGTACTGA
- the gspG gene encoding type II secretion system major pseudopilin GspG: MDMQGERQERGCRTQGGFTLIELLVVLVIIGILAGYIGPKIMGRPEEAKRTKAGLQIQAIDTALKLYRLDNGVYPSTEQGLQALVEAPQTGKLAPKWREGGYMEKNKVPLDPWGNEFVYLSPGIHGDYDLSAYGPDGEAGGEGENADVNSWELE, translated from the coding sequence ATGGATATGCAGGGTGAAAGACAGGAAAGGGGTTGCCGGACACAGGGAGGTTTTACCCTGATTGAGCTGTTGGTGGTTTTGGTTATTATTGGTATTCTGGCAGGTTATATTGGTCCCAAGATCATGGGACGCCCGGAAGAGGCCAAAAGAACCAAGGCCGGTTTGCAGATTCAGGCTATCGATACAGCGTTGAAACTGTATAGGCTTGATAATGGCGTCTACCCCTCTACTGAGCAGGGTCTGCAGGCTCTCGTCGAAGCTCCTCAAACGGGTAAACTGGCGCCGAAATGGCGTGAGGGTGGTTATATGGAGAAAAACAAGGTGCCACTCGATCCCTGGGGTAACGAATTTGTTTACCTGAGTCCCGGCATCCATGGTGATTACGATCTGAGTGCATATGGCCCTGACGGTGAGGCAGGTGGAGAGGGCGAGAACGCTGATGTGAACAGCTGGGAGCTGGAGTAG
- a CDS encoding PulJ/GspJ family protein → MTAPTLRSSCRAGFTLLELLVSIAIFAVVISSVYGAYRATFHTISGTDKQVLRAAAARVILERVTEDLEALYTGEDGFFEAENKELGDGRADTLKFMSSAHLVFTNEQIPAGKTSIEYKVREAATGGFELIRIDTPQLPGQEDSVEDDAAGDVLGKGLQSFSLSYFSQTGEQSDDWQSGGESAAEADGGESAALELPVLVRVEITFLPESGDGRAAFFRTSIALPQVHKEQESQEES, encoded by the coding sequence ATGACCGCACCTACTCTCCGGTCTTCTTGCCGGGCAGGTTTCACCCTGCTTGAACTGCTGGTGTCCATTGCTATTTTTGCGGTGGTTATCTCTTCTGTCTACGGGGCATACAGGGCAACATTCCATACAATTAGCGGCACAGATAAACAGGTGCTGCGGGCAGCGGCCGCAAGGGTAATTCTCGAACGTGTTACCGAGGACCTGGAAGCACTCTATACAGGGGAAGACGGATTTTTTGAGGCAGAAAACAAAGAGCTGGGAGACGGTCGGGCCGATACCCTGAAGTTCATGTCGTCTGCTCACCTGGTTTTCACCAATGAGCAGATCCCTGCCGGTAAGACCAGCATTGAATACAAAGTCCGTGAAGCAGCGACGGGCGGGTTTGAGCTCATCAGAATTGATACTCCTCAACTTCCAGGCCAGGAGGATTCAGTTGAAGACGATGCTGCTGGTGATGTTCTCGGCAAAGGTCTTCAGTCGTTTTCTTTGAGTTATTTTTCACAAACCGGTGAGCAGTCAGACGATTGGCAGAGCGGAGGGGAATCTGCAGCAGAAGCAGATGGTGGCGAATCCGCAGCCCTTGAGTTGCCGGTGCTTGTGCGGGTGGAGATCACCTTTCTGCCTGAGAGTGGGGATGGCCGAGCTGCATTTTTTCGAACATCCATAGCGCTGCCTCAAGTGCACAAAGAGCAAGAGTCGCAGGAGGAGAGCTGA
- a CDS encoding delta-60 repeat domain-containing protein, whose translation MKDLGRVRVSVICFSVLVLFAIHLFPGNAFSVDAQDLLGGGGLILTDFNNDNDAAYDIVQQPDGKLVAVGFGNNGAVRNVAVARYLESGELDSSFSNDGRATFSVGSGESVGRAVALQEDGAIVVAGTSTNGDQDLFVLRLTPDGELDNTFGAYGIETLPAPGSDEYVYTVTVAEDGSIILGGGSMLPSEPLASLVIKLAGDGDLLSDFGEDGKALLDREYNNVIYSIILLGDGSILATGANTANNRYEASLVQFQADGSLDDGYAESGELSFVYEDNNTRMFDLLSLSDGSVITLGFTYTNSFREPLIARVSAVGELVESFGDNGFVLSPLSADGLTGMVIQQDDLLITTSLTTAPNGDDLIIIKVEETLEDGVAITTSYLTLSSTEYESDTLSTVLSEEGNVIVAGFASNGENDDLALQDYGADLTNDNISVGVGVSGEDYTITTFAVTDVQRNSATSGGSVVASSSEDDCIETTCSSECTTLGSSICNSCLEVCEPPAVILRGVAYGIAPNPSYRESGESDDVTTDDEEEGSGVFPASDSSWNYDTVRTGQTEDGAGVGEFGSDMYPITPGQRYYARAYAVLEDDTVIHGNQVSFKTDDSCFIATAAYGSIDEEHVKVLRRFRDEVLNSYKPGRKFIEIYYNLSPSIADRIEQNNFLKSVVRVALMPVIGFCYLVLQGRLWLIGLLLCVITITFMALARKRERRRI comes from the coding sequence ATGAAGGATCTTGGCAGAGTGCGAGTTTCAGTGATTTGTTTTTCAGTGTTGGTATTGTTTGCCATCCATCTTTTTCCTGGGAATGCGTTTTCCGTAGATGCGCAGGACCTGCTTGGAGGAGGTGGCCTTATCCTTACGGATTTCAACAATGATAATGATGCCGCATATGATATTGTGCAGCAGCCGGACGGTAAGCTGGTTGCGGTTGGTTTTGGCAACAACGGTGCCGTTCGAAATGTCGCTGTGGCCAGGTACCTGGAGAGCGGTGAACTCGATAGTAGTTTCAGTAACGACGGTCGAGCCACTTTCAGCGTTGGTAGTGGAGAGTCCGTTGGCCGGGCGGTTGCCTTGCAGGAAGATGGCGCAATTGTGGTGGCTGGCACCAGCACAAATGGCGACCAGGATCTCTTTGTCCTGCGCCTCACTCCGGATGGCGAACTTGATAATACTTTCGGTGCTTACGGAATAGAGACCCTGCCTGCACCCGGGAGCGATGAGTATGTCTATACCGTTACGGTGGCCGAAGATGGGTCGATTATTCTGGGAGGGGGCAGCATGCTGCCGAGCGAGCCGTTGGCCAGCCTGGTCATCAAGCTTGCCGGAGACGGTGACCTGCTGAGTGATTTTGGTGAAGACGGTAAAGCCCTTCTTGACCGTGAGTATAACAATGTCATCTATTCCATCATTTTGCTTGGAGACGGCAGCATCCTTGCCACCGGTGCCAATACTGCCAACAACCGGTATGAGGCGAGCCTGGTTCAGTTCCAGGCAGACGGTTCACTGGACGATGGCTATGCCGAATCCGGGGAGTTGAGCTTTGTTTATGAGGACAACAACACCCGGATGTTTGATCTACTGAGCCTCAGTGACGGCTCAGTTATCACCTTGGGCTTCACCTACACTAACAGTTTTCGGGAGCCGCTTATTGCCCGGGTATCGGCCGTGGGAGAGCTGGTGGAAAGTTTTGGTGATAATGGTTTTGTCCTGTCACCGCTCAGTGCAGACGGGCTCACAGGGATGGTAATACAACAGGATGACCTGCTGATTACCACCAGTCTTACCACCGCACCGAATGGTGATGATCTCATCATTATCAAGGTTGAAGAAACACTCGAAGATGGCGTCGCGATCACGACCTCCTATCTTACCTTGAGTTCCACTGAATATGAGAGCGATACCCTTTCGACGGTACTCAGTGAGGAGGGCAATGTAATAGTTGCCGGGTTTGCCTCCAATGGTGAGAATGATGATCTGGCCCTGCAGGATTATGGTGCGGATCTCACAAACGATAATATCAGCGTTGGCGTAGGCGTCTCGGGTGAAGATTACACTATTACGACCTTTGCGGTTACGGATGTTCAGCGAAACAGTGCCACCAGCGGAGGCTCCGTTGTCGCCTCAAGCAGTGAGGATGACTGTATCGAGACTACCTGCAGCAGTGAGTGTACGACCCTGGGGTCAAGTATCTGTAATAGCTGTTTAGAAGTGTGTGAGCCCCCGGCGGTTATTTTGCGGGGTGTCGCGTACGGTATCGCGCCGAACCCTTCCTACCGGGAATCTGGTGAAAGCGATGACGTGACAACGGATGATGAAGAAGAGGGTTCCGGTGTATTTCCAGCAAGCGATTCCAGCTGGAACTATGATACAGTTCGCACGGGACAGACGGAAGATGGCGCTGGTGTTGGAGAGTTTGGCAGTGATATGTATCCGATTACTCCGGGGCAGCGCTATTATGCACGAGCGTATGCGGTACTGGAAGATGACACTGTTATCCATGGCAACCAGGTGTCTTTCAAAACAGATGACAGCTGTTTCATAGCAACTGCCGCGTATGGCTCGATAGATGAAGAACATGTTAAGGTCTTGAGAAGATTCAGGGATGAAGTGTTAAATTCTTATAAACCAGGTAGAAAGTTTATAGAAATCTATTATAATCTCTCGCCATCGATAGCAGACAGGATTGAACAGAATAATTTTTTGAAATCAGTAGTTCGTGTTGCGCTGATGCCGGTAATAGGTTTTTGTTATCTGGTATTGCAAGGCAGGTTGTGGCTGATTGGCTTGCTGCTTTGTGTGATAACAATAACTTTTATGGCGCTGGCTCGAAAGAGGGAAAGAAGGAGGATCTGA
- the gspN gene encoding type II secretion system protein GspN: MVLGKSSGSRLLFYLIYALLITSALLVVRFPTEKFLRYAEKKVEAALPGSKVKLSTMSYAFPLSVHLGRAQMSGLDNDEDILLLQQVQITPKLDGLGFFYNVSGSVLGGSFATELKIAPADKRYSLKKLELTGLDLSRSAPLARIFRRDIQGVLKFSGEYSNSFDASVGSGTGMAGEGVLRITNGSFALRQSVLTLKTLDFDSLDTVVMMQDGVLTLNEGVLEGKELQANFTGNLVVANTPQSWKLDLAGGMVPNKDFLQEKPQMVSVVNRLRKQYKKNDLPYTVSGTLANPSFRFGGTN, encoded by the coding sequence ATGGTACTCGGCAAAAGTTCCGGTTCCCGTCTGCTGTTTTATCTGATCTATGCGTTGTTGATTACCAGTGCGCTGCTGGTGGTGCGCTTTCCAACGGAGAAGTTTTTAAGGTATGCGGAGAAAAAGGTGGAGGCCGCTTTGCCTGGGAGCAAGGTGAAATTATCGACCATGTCGTATGCCTTCCCTTTAAGTGTCCACCTCGGACGGGCGCAAATGTCGGGTCTTGACAACGATGAAGATATCCTGCTTCTTCAACAGGTTCAGATAACACCGAAATTGGACGGATTGGGTTTTTTCTACAATGTCTCCGGCTCCGTTTTAGGCGGCAGTTTTGCTACTGAGTTGAAAATCGCTCCCGCAGATAAACGTTACAGCTTGAAGAAGCTTGAGCTGACGGGCCTTGATTTAAGCCGTTCAGCCCCCCTCGCCAGAATTTTCAGGCGGGACATTCAGGGCGTATTGAAATTCAGTGGAGAATACTCCAATTCTTTCGACGCCTCGGTTGGTAGTGGAACGGGCATGGCAGGTGAGGGGGTGCTGAGGATTACTAATGGAAGTTTTGCCCTGCGCCAATCTGTTTTAACCCTGAAAACCCTGGATTTTGACTCGCTGGATACTGTCGTGATGATGCAGGATGGGGTTTTGACCCTGAATGAAGGTGTTTTGGAGGGCAAAGAACTGCAAGCAAATTTTACAGGTAACCTGGTTGTGGCAAACACTCCCCAAAGCTGGAAACTCGATCTTGCGGGAGGCATGGTGCCCAATAAGGACTTTCTTCAGGAGAAGCCGCAAATGGTCAGTGTCGTGAATCGGTTGCGGAAGCAATACAAAAAAAATGACCTGCCTTACACCGTCAGCGGTACGTTAGCCAACCCGAGTTTTCGTTTTGGAGGGACAAACTGA
- the gspK gene encoding type II secretion system minor pseudopilin GspK encodes MRQTLFRLNDRGMALLITIMVISLLIGVTVQFNKTVRQDYFASRTQLDGEYLKGVARSGLSIGMALLEADGLENNFDSELDSWASLDDETLSTLFSGGTLALNITDHSGRLQINSLVARPEGGGEESSEETREILKRLLLSGTFSNIEEQQVVELIDALVDWLDTDERESDFGAEDSYYQSLSPPYEAANGPISSIEELLLVKGVDRELLFGNDISPGLADFITVYGDDGKININTAPRQLLQALHPQMSEELALTLEDYRSQELNRDNLENADWYRQVPAWPGDIELPDGLLSTKSVWFELESQGVFHDQRKRMSAVVVRDQDSKTVLVSKKSQ; translated from the coding sequence ATGAGACAAACTCTCTTTCGACTCAACGACAGGGGGATGGCACTGTTGATCACTATCATGGTGATCAGTCTGTTGATTGGGGTGACAGTTCAGTTTAATAAAACAGTACGCCAGGACTACTTTGCCTCCCGCACTCAGCTTGATGGTGAATACCTCAAAGGGGTTGCCCGTTCAGGCCTGTCAATCGGCATGGCTCTTTTAGAGGCGGACGGCCTTGAAAACAATTTCGATAGTGAGCTCGATTCCTGGGCGTCACTTGATGACGAAACCTTGAGTACCCTTTTTTCAGGAGGGACTCTGGCGCTGAATATAACGGATCACTCGGGGAGGCTGCAGATCAACAGTTTAGTGGCCCGGCCGGAAGGCGGTGGTGAAGAAAGTTCTGAAGAAACCAGAGAAATATTGAAGAGATTGCTCCTATCCGGTACATTTAGCAATATTGAGGAGCAACAGGTCGTTGAACTTATTGACGCCCTGGTAGACTGGCTCGATACCGATGAGAGGGAATCTGATTTCGGTGCTGAGGACAGTTACTACCAGTCCCTTAGTCCTCCCTATGAGGCGGCCAACGGACCGATTTCCAGCATCGAGGAGTTGTTGCTGGTGAAGGGAGTAGACAGGGAGCTGCTTTTCGGGAATGATATAAGCCCCGGGCTTGCAGATTTTATCACTGTTTATGGGGACGACGGCAAGATCAATATCAATACTGCTCCCAGGCAATTGTTGCAGGCACTGCATCCCCAGATGTCTGAGGAGTTGGCCTTAACTCTGGAAGACTATCGTAGTCAGGAGCTGAACCGCGACAATCTGGAAAATGCAGACTGGTACAGGCAGGTTCCTGCCTGGCCCGGGGATATCGAATTGCCTGATGGGCTGCTGTCTACGAAAAGTGTTTGGTTCGAGCTGGAATCTCAAGGTGTTTTTCACGATCAGAGAAAGCGCATGAGCGCAGTGGTTGTCCGCGATCAAGACAGTAAAACAGTTCTTGTCAGCAAAAAGTCGCAGTAA
- the gspF gene encoding type II secretion system inner membrane protein GspF has protein sequence MPVYEYKALDSAGKDVKGIIDAESEAQARTKLRSAGTYPVSIKRSKGRTRGAGRKGSGIGFFERVRPEEVLVFTRQLATLVGAGIPLVPALSSLIEQTSNAALQRVIAEIRENVNEGSTLTKALSNHPKLFSSIYVNMIRAGEASGSLDVVLERLAEFGEKQQVLQARLQAALIYPIIMAVIGAGILFILVTYVVPNVTQVFSEMGKVLPWPTRFLIDLSGFLKLYWWLVLGGLALLIYGFRYLISLPFGRSAWDLFKLKFPVIGTVVRKVLLARFASTLGSLLNSSVELMASMNIVKTLIDNVHVAAVIEEAMDNVEKGNSMTVALSQSQWFPPMYVQMIAVGEQSGNLEGMLEKVAASYEREVETAILGMTSLIEPIMIVGMGVAVGFVVLSILLPIFEMNQMVG, from the coding sequence ATGCCGGTTTATGAGTATAAGGCACTCGACAGTGCCGGGAAGGATGTCAAGGGTATCATAGACGCCGAAAGTGAAGCCCAGGCCCGCACAAAGCTGCGATCAGCCGGTACCTATCCCGTCTCGATTAAGCGAAGTAAGGGCCGCACCAGAGGGGCTGGCAGGAAAGGTTCCGGCATCGGCTTCTTCGAGCGGGTCCGTCCCGAAGAAGTGCTGGTGTTTACCAGGCAACTGGCGACTCTGGTAGGTGCCGGGATTCCCCTGGTTCCGGCACTGTCTTCCCTGATAGAGCAGACCAGCAATGCGGCGTTACAGAGGGTCATCGCGGAGATCCGCGAAAACGTCAACGAGGGTTCGACCCTGACCAAGGCTCTCAGCAACCATCCAAAACTGTTCTCATCGATTTATGTCAATATGATCCGTGCCGGTGAAGCTTCAGGCTCTCTTGATGTGGTTTTGGAGAGGCTCGCCGAATTTGGTGAAAAGCAACAGGTCTTGCAGGCCAGATTGCAGGCGGCGCTGATATATCCGATTATCATGGCGGTAATTGGCGCGGGTATTCTCTTTATTCTGGTAACCTATGTTGTTCCCAATGTGACCCAGGTGTTCAGTGAGATGGGCAAGGTGCTGCCATGGCCGACCCGGTTCCTCATCGACCTGAGTGGTTTTTTAAAGCTCTACTGGTGGCTGGTCCTTGGCGGCCTGGCCCTGCTTATTTACGGTTTTCGCTATCTGATAAGTTTGCCTTTCGGTCGTTCGGCCTGGGATTTGTTCAAACTGAAATTTCCGGTAATCGGGACTGTTGTGCGCAAGGTGCTGCTGGCCCGCTTTGCCTCTACCCTGGGCAGTCTGCTCAACAGCAGTGTAGAGTTGATGGCTTCAATGAACATCGTCAAGACGCTTATCGACAACGTCCATGTGGCGGCGGTTATTGAAGAGGCAATGGATAACGTCGAGAAGGGCAACAGCATGACCGTTGCTCTATCGCAATCACAGTGGTTTCCCCCAATGTATGTCCAGATGATTGCGGTGGGGGAACAGAGCGGAAACCTGGAAGGGATGCTGGAAAAGGTGGCCGCATCGTATGAGCGTGAGGTTGAGACGGCGATACTCGGGATGACCTCGCTGATAGAGCCGATTATGATTGTCGGCATGGGGGTTGCGGTTGGATTTGTGGTGCTGTCAATTCTCCTGCCAATCTTTGAAATGAACCAGATGGTCGGTTGA
- a CDS encoding prepilin-type N-terminal cleavage/methylation domain-containing protein: MRDKVTGKTSGICGFTLLELIIVIFLIGLLLVVSVPALRDNLLNDPLRSAGRKLIGYVGGVRELVVRQQKPYHIYIDLDENRLWYLPEDQAGTDQDDPPEKVQLNLPGDVELRDIWVRSSGNISRGVHELWLSRQGYVDKTVIRLEDGDGETLSFVLHPFLSEIEIREGYYEPQ, encoded by the coding sequence ATGCGAGATAAGGTTACCGGTAAAACTTCAGGCATCTGCGGTTTTACCCTGCTTGAGCTGATAATTGTAATTTTCCTCATTGGCTTGTTGCTTGTGGTGAGTGTGCCTGCGCTCCGCGACAACCTCTTGAATGACCCCTTGCGTTCAGCTGGGCGCAAGCTGATTGGCTATGTCGGCGGTGTTCGAGAGCTGGTGGTTCGCCAGCAGAAACCATATCATATTTATATCGACCTGGATGAGAATCGTCTCTGGTATCTGCCGGAAGATCAGGCGGGTACGGACCAAGATGATCCGCCTGAGAAGGTGCAGCTGAATTTGCCCGGTGATGTTGAGCTACGCGATATCTGGGTACGTTCTTCCGGAAACATATCGAGGGGCGTCCATGAACTCTGGCTGAGCCGGCAGGGGTATGTGGACAAAACGGTTATCCGACTCGAAGATGGTGATGGCGAGACCCTGAGTTTTGTACTGCATCCGTTTCTGTCTGAAATTGAGATCCGGGAGGGATATTATGAGCCGCAGTAA
- a CDS encoding type II secretion system protein GspL, with translation MDNLLAIDFQSDWATAVLLEVGQRARVVRSYGVCSTVDRPLEEVVADLVRQTGYSTGDCRVGIGAELCSYRNLSLPFTDRRKVAKVLPFELEEISIQGIADQHYDVLLNPVGNEKTEILAAMVESRIMDEYLAALASAGLDPELFGIGGVEVALHLISTGVERALLLDIGLRCATMIAIDDSQIILIRPIDCDAEAIAGLTMSEPGGVVVSQPEKVAKIADHLSPVLMQTLYSIGRSYFLEGDVACRVNGVIGLLPDLFQKLADILPFEVTAYDAGDQPLLKIEPQATLAWNPPLMNRVLALATIKGKGSEGINFRTGTFRRKYAFKDVRKKLLAVAIPLSVVLVGFIGFAIWEISELKGRREGLQTEITRVFNETLPEVTRVVNPVQQLQVKIDETRKLYSTGPDGTQRLSTLTLLAELSRLIPANMQIRITRLVADLDDVRIKAETTDFNTVDNVKKELEKSAYFKSVTISSANLAPRGGEVRFELKLEL, from the coding sequence GTGGATAATCTGCTTGCCATAGATTTTCAAAGCGACTGGGCCACAGCCGTGCTGCTGGAGGTTGGGCAGAGGGCACGCGTAGTCAGGAGTTATGGGGTCTGTTCGACAGTTGACCGGCCGCTTGAAGAGGTGGTTGCAGACCTGGTGCGCCAGACAGGTTATTCAACCGGAGACTGCAGGGTTGGAATCGGGGCTGAGTTGTGTTCGTACCGTAACCTCAGTCTTCCTTTCACCGATAGACGTAAAGTCGCTAAAGTATTGCCGTTCGAGTTGGAAGAGATTTCGATTCAGGGCATAGCGGATCAACATTATGATGTGCTCTTAAACCCGGTCGGCAATGAGAAAACAGAGATCCTGGCTGCCATGGTTGAGTCCCGGATCATGGATGAATATCTGGCCGCACTGGCTTCCGCTGGTCTCGACCCCGAGTTGTTCGGAATTGGTGGTGTTGAAGTCGCTCTTCATCTTATCTCTACCGGCGTTGAACGGGCGTTGCTGCTCGATATCGGGTTGCGTTGCGCCACCATGATCGCCATAGACGACTCACAGATAATCCTCATTCGGCCCATAGATTGTGATGCAGAGGCAATTGCTGGTCTCACCATGTCTGAACCCGGAGGTGTGGTTGTAAGTCAGCCTGAAAAGGTGGCTAAAATTGCCGACCATCTGTCTCCTGTATTGATGCAGACCCTCTATTCCATCGGTCGCTCATACTTTCTTGAAGGCGATGTAGCCTGTCGTGTAAATGGTGTGATTGGGCTTCTTCCTGATCTTTTCCAAAAGCTTGCCGACATCCTGCCTTTTGAGGTCACCGCCTATGACGCAGGCGATCAGCCTCTCTTGAAAATCGAGCCGCAAGCTACTCTTGCCTGGAATCCCCCATTGATGAACCGTGTTCTGGCCTTGGCCACGATCAAGGGCAAAGGATCGGAAGGGATCAATTTTCGTACGGGGACTTTCAGGAGAAAATATGCTTTCAAGGATGTCCGCAAAAAGTTGTTGGCAGTGGCCATCCCGCTTTCAGTTGTGCTGGTGGGGTTTATCGGGTTTGCAATCTGGGAGATTTCTGAGCTGAAAGGCAGAAGAGAAGGTCTGCAGACTGAAATCACCCGTGTTTTTAATGAAACACTGCCTGAGGTCACCCGGGTGGTAAATCCTGTGCAGCAGCTTCAGGTGAAAATAGACGAAACCAGAAAGCTGTATAGTACAGGCCCTGATGGTACGCAGCGTCTGTCCACGCTTACCTTGCTTGCCGAATTGTCCCGGCTGATACCAGCCAACATGCAGATTCGTATAACCCGGCTTGTGGCTGATCTCGACGATGTGCGCATCAAGGCGGAAACCACGGACTTCAACACGGTTGATAATGTGAAGAAAGAGTTGGAAAAATCAGCCTATTTCAAATCTGTGACCATCAGTTCGGCAAACCTTGCTCCCCGGGGCGGAGAGGTGCGTTTCGAACTTAAACTGGAGTTGTGA
- a CDS encoding type IV pilus modification PilV family protein, whose translation MSRSNSRARLSFTPFSASSHNRAGFTLLEVMIALAIIAISLTSLFGSQSRSLSLAAEAKFNTAAAFLAQEKLAEYEAGLAPWVSDEGDFGDAFPGFAWRSEVQDADLGNVGDFGNLEPPLQRVDLTISWQEGQFSSTVSYFGREKEQQ comes from the coding sequence ATGAGCCGCAGTAACAGCCGAGCCCGTCTGAGTTTCACCCCGTTCAGTGCATCATCGCATAATAGGGCTGGATTTACCCTGCTTGAAGTGATGATCGCCCTGGCAATCATTGCCATCTCCCTGACCTCCCTTTTTGGTTCACAATCACGTTCCCTGTCACTGGCGGCAGAGGCAAAGTTTAATACCGCGGCCGCTTTTTTGGCCCAGGAAAAGCTTGCCGAGTATGAGGCTGGTCTTGCACCCTGGGTAAGCGATGAGGGCGACTTTGGCGATGCATTTCCCGGTTTTGCCTGGAGGAGTGAAGTACAGGATGCGGACCTGGGCAATGTAGGCGATTTCGGTAACCTCGAACCGCCGTTGCAACGGGTCGATCTCACCATCTCCTGGCAGGAGGGGCAGTTCTCCAGCACCGTGAGCTATTTCGGCAGGGAGAAGGAGCAACAATGA